CTCCTCCCCTGGCCTTAGTGCTCACTGGTCTGCTCTCCCCTCTCACACCTTGCCTGGAAGGGCCCTCCAGGAAAGCCTGCGGATGTCCACCGAGCCCCGGGGCCCGGGATCCCCGCATAGGACGCCCCCGGCCCTGGCCCCCCCCAGTTTTGAGGAGCAGCTTCGCCTGGCCCTGGAGTTGTCCTCACGGGAGCAGGAGGAGCGGGAGCGACgggggcagcaggaggaggaggacttACAGCGCATCCTGCAGCTGTCACTCACGGAGCACTGAGCCCcgaggcccggcccgggagggctGTCCGGCTGCACCCCCGCCCGCTTttgtaacttatttatttataaactgtCTGCTGCTGCGCTGGGGGCCTGGAGCCCTGGGGGTGGGCTTGCGTTGGAGACCAAGATGGAAATAAAGAGACCTTCAGCAGCAGGCTTGCTCTGCTCAATGGGGGTAGTAAGGTGCCCCCCCCATTAAGGCCCGATTGTCTGATCTTCCCCAAAACCTGTCTGTCCAGTCCTGCGTCCCTAGGTCCCAAGGGGGGCACTGAGGGGAGACTGTGGATGATGGcctcagacctgggttcaaatcctggccatGGCCcccttagcctctctgagcctcagtttggtCAGCTGTAAAATTACACCCCCGTCCCCCAGGGTTGTTGGGACGGTTGAGGTGTGAAGGGCCCTCACAGAGCAGGTGTTCCCTAGACGTCAGTGCTCCGGAGCCCTGTCCCACCTCCTAGAGACCATCGTTCCTCCTGCCCCCCAGGCTGGCTTTCCCAGAACCCCTCCGCGCTCCTGTCGCGGATGGGGAAAGGCTGGGCCTCCAGATCTACTTACAGCCAGAGCCCCTTGCACCCTGGACCTAGGTTCCTTGGGCGTGTTCTCGGGTATCagagtgactttgggcaagtcacttcccttgGCAGCAGCTCTGAACTGCACAGCCCTGCCCTGCTCACCTCCAAGGCGGTGGCCCTGAGGATCCCCTGGGAGCCTCATGGGTTAGTTCTAAATCCCTCCTGATTTTCCTGAAGCTTTGCCGGTCTCCCAGTGATTCATGCAGAGCATGGAAGCTGAGGGCCAACCGGCAAGGAGAAAGACGTTTGGGGTGCCCCCCCCCCATTAAGGCCCGATTGTCTGATCTTCCCCAAGACCTGTCTCTCCAGTCCTGCGTCCCTAGGTCCCAACTCTGCTGGGTAACAGAACGGTTGAGGCCCAAAGCAGAGCTCAGGTGACCTAACTGGGCGGAGCAgcgagggcaggggcaggggcaggggcaggggcgcTTCCTGAGAGGAGGGATCGAACCCCGCGATGAAGGCAAGCTGCCTGACCTCTGGCCACGGCCCTCAGGGCCGCCGGACTCCGCACCtgcgccgcgccccgccccggccccgcccccgcccccagcgtGTTTGCGGGGCGCGGGCGAGGCGGGCCGAACCGGAGGAGACGCGAGGGGAGGGGCGGCAGCCGCTCGGTGCCGGCTCCGCAGGCCGGGCTGCTCGGGTGTCTGGCCCTTTAAGGGCCACCCCCGAGGAGGTGCCAGGCCCTAGTGGCTCGGTCTCTCCTTCCTGGTCCTGCGGGGCAGCCACTGTCCGTGGGGCTGTGGGAGGACCCCGTGCCCGGTGCCGGCCCAGGTGTCCccggcctggccccatggccctgGTCACAGTGAGCCGCTCGCCGCCGGTCAGCGGCCACTCCACGCCTGTGGGGCCCACGGTGAGTCTGGCTTTGCTGTGGTCCTGCCCACGCAGTTGGCTGCTAGCTGGGCCTGGGGAAGTGGGTCCTGCCCAGGGACAGGCTCCCTTCAAGCCTGGGGGTGTGCGCAGGGGGACCCCAAGTCTCAGGCTGGAGGGGATTGAGGGGGCTCTGGAAGCTCCCAGGAACTCAGACCAAGTTAGATCCAGAGCCCTGAGCGCCAGCCCAGCCTGCGGAGGCCCTACCCACTTCCCAGCCAGCCGGAGCTGGGCCTACCCAGACACCTCCAGCACCCCTCCCACCCTTACCCCTGCTGCCCTACCTGGACCTGGGCCTGGGCTCCCCAAGGATCTCCAGATGGGGAGTGGACTAGGGGTGGGAGGGGATCTGATACCTTTTCTGGTTCCACTCCCCACTGGAGGGCGATTCCCACACTCCCCCACTTCCCCAGCCCTGAgagcggggaggggagaggagtcCTTACCCCCTCACTCTGCCCTGGGGGCTGCTTTCTCAGCAGGACCAGAGGGCCAAGAGGAGAAGCCGGCTCCAGCGAAGGTGAGCGCCTCCCCCAACACAGACACCCCCATCCAGCTGCCAGGCCTGGCCCCTGCTATCCTGGAGGACTCGACAAAGCCACCTACTGACTGTGTGGGGCAGTGTCGCCCGTGGGCATAGCTGGTGGGCACGGCCAGCTTGCAGCACTGGTCTGGCTGCCTTTGTTTTGTCTTCCCGCTGGTCAGTTGGGGCTCCTTCACCCACTATCCTGGACCCTGGCCCTGGCCAGTGGTCACAAGCCAAAGGGCAGGATGGGACAACAGGGCCTGAGGACTCCTGGGTCCCCACCAAGTTTGCAGCATCTCCTGAGGTGGGCAGGTGGGAAGGGAAAGGGGACAGCCTCCGCCCCCTCAGGAAAGAATGGATGGGCTGGGGGCTTCAGTGAGCGTCTCCAAGGTGTGGGTCTGAAAGTGTGGCAGCATCTCCTAGGAGCTAGCTAGAAATGCACGTTCTCAGGCCTCCACTGCAGGCCTGCTGactctctggggatggggcccaatGCCTGTGTTAAGAAGTCCGCCAGCTGATTCTGACACAGCCCTGTCCTAAGGGGCATGACCGGCCATATGGTTTCCCTGCCGCCCTGCCAGGCAGAGCTTTGCAGTGCTCCGCGGGGCTGTCCTGGGACTGCAGGATGGCGGGGATGGTGAAGATGCAGCTGAGGCCAGCCCGGAGCCAGCGGAGGAGCCCCCGGGCGAAGAGCAGCCCTGCAGGGATGAGACAGACGATGGGCCTGGGCCCCAGAGTCCCCGGAAGCAGGAGCAGAGTCAGCACCTGCACCTCATGGTGGAGCTGCTGAGGCCGCAGGACGACATCCGCCTGGTGAGGGGCCTCCACCCCAGGGGTAGGGCGAGGAGAGGGCCAAATGCAGCCAGTTGTCTGTCTGGGGAGCCGTGGTGTGAGGGCAGGGGGCACCCTGGGGAGTGCAGGGTTACCCAAACCCCGACAACCCTGCTGTTTCAGCCAGAGTTGTTTTAACACGGTGATGTCATGTCTTCAGGTCTCCGGAGGGCTGGGAAAGGACTGGGAGGTTTGTCCTGCTTGAGCCCATAGGGCCAAATTAGGTCTAGGTCCCAGAGCTGGGAATTACACAGACGCGGGCTTCTGTGCAACCAGCGCGAGACCTTCCTGAGATATGAGTTGTCCATAAATGGACTGGCGGTCGGGGGGCCTGCTGAGCCCCCACCAGGGGCTGGCGTGCTGGAGGGGCCTGTGGGGGGATGGGACATGGGTGGCAGTCGGGGGATCACTTCCCAGTTGCCTGTGGGACATCTCACTGTCCACAGCGAAATGGGAAAAACAAGATGCAGGCAGTCTGTCGTAAAGCCGAATTTATTCCACAGAAGCACCGTGCTTTATTGTGAGGTTGTGTCCTTAATATTTCTTTGGTGAGAAACAATTCTCGAATCAAATGGTGGTAATGGCAAGTGAAAGGCTTTTTGAAACCTCCTTCCtaggcagaaataaaaaatggacaatCTACGTCAGGCccactctctccttttttccataCACATCCTCctttaggaaaaatttttaaacattttgttggACCACAAAATCCAATAGTTGGGAACCACTGGGTTGTAACCAGTGATCTGGTATCTGGGaagagggggatgggcacagaGGGAGCAGGCGGCAGTCTGTTCCAGGCCCGGGTGTGTgtgaggtggggatgggggagcaGGGGCCTCTGGGCCACTGTGACCCTGGGCTCGTCCCTCCCCATCTTCCTCAGGCAGCCCAGCTGGAGGCAGCACGGCCCCCCCGGCTCCGCTACCTGCTGGTGGTTTCCACAAGAGAACCCCTGAGCCAGGATGAGACAGTCCTCCTGGGAGTCGACTTCCCTGACAgcaggtgggagcagggagaagaagggaggggggCAAGGAAGTCAGGGGCTGGGGGTCAATGGCTTTCCCTCTGTCCCCTGCCAGCTCCCCCAGCTGCACCCTGGGCCTGGTCTTGCCTCTCTGGAGTGACACCCAGGTGTACCTAGATGGAGATGGGTAAGAGGTGGCaactggagtggggaggggacaggaggggccTGGAGAGGGAATAACCAAGGAATTGTATCTGATGGGGCATTTGGGCATTGAGGAGCAGTAAAGAACTCCAGGCCGGGTGTCTCGGCCTGGGCCTACTCAGCTTTACCTCAGAtttgctgtgtgatcctgggcaagtcaactaacttctctgggtctcacCTGCCCCATATCTGGCCAACGGGGCTTATGTTGAAACTCAGATGGTGTGTACATATTCTGAGGGCCAGCCTCCTAGGGTGGCTGGTGGCTGGGCCTCTCAGGGCTCTGTCCCAGAGCCGAGAGTCAGGTTCCACCCCTACCCGGTCTCCTGCAGGGGCTTCAGTGTGACATCTGGCGGGCAGAGCCGAATCTTCAAGCCCATCTCCATCCAGACCATGTGGTAAGGGCTAGGGTGCCCAGCTCAGGCCAGTCTCCTCTTCTCGGAGATGGCTGCAGGGTCtgggaggggcagcagggaggaCAACATGACCCAGCCTTCCCTCTGTCCCAGGGCCACACTCCAGGTATTGCACCAGGCGTGTGAGGTGGCTCTGGGCAGCGGTCTTGTGCCAGGGGGCAGTGCCCTTACCTGGGCCAGCCACTACCAGGACAGACTGAGCTCTGATCAGAGCTGCCTCAACGAGTGGACGGCCATGGCTGACCTGGAATCTCTGCGGCCTCCCAGCGCTGAGCCTGGCCGGTCAGTGCACGGAGGGGAGGAAGAGCGGGGTGGGTGCCATGGCAGGCAGGGAAGGGGGCCCTGGACTGACAGACTCGGCTCGGCTCCCAGGCCCTCAGAACAGGAGCAGATGGAGCAGGCGATCCGGGCCGAGCTGTGGGAGGTGCTGGACACCAGTGACCTGGAGAGCATCACTTCCAAAGAGGTGGGCAGGGTGCCAGGGCCGGGCAGAGAGCTGGGCCCAGCGGGGGCCCCTCAGCGGGGCCCAGGGCTTCCCTCTCCTTGGAGCGCTCCCACCTTGCTTTCCTCCCATCCTGAGCCTGTTGCGGATGCCTGGCCTCAGCTCCTCTGACCAGATGAGACAGTTACCGTCCTCACAGGCCCCAGAGGGAAGGGCGGGGTGTCAGGAAGGTTGCGAGGCGCCCCGgagcctctcctcccttctggctCTGCCTG
This sequence is a window from Equus caballus isolate H_3958 breed thoroughbred chromosome 12, TB-T2T, whole genome shotgun sequence. Protein-coding genes within it:
- the SSH3 gene encoding protein phosphatase Slingshot homolog 3 isoform X2, coding for MKASCLTSGHGPQGRRTPHLRRAPPRPRPRPQRVCGARARRAEPEETRGEGRQPLGAGSAGRAARVSGPLRATPEEVPGPSGSVSPSWSCGAATVRGAVGGPRARCRPRCPRPGPMALVTVSRSPPVSGHSTPVGPTDQRAKRRSRLQRRQSFAVLRGAVLGLQDGGDGEDAAEASPEPAEEPPGEEQPCRDETDDGPGPQSPRKQEQSQHLHLMVELLRPQDDIRLAAQLEAARPPRLRYLLVVSTREPLSQDETVLLGVDFPDSSSPSCTLGLVLPLWSDTQVYLDGDGGFSVTSGGQSRIFKPISIQTMWATLQVLHQACEVALGSGLVPGGSALTWASHYQDRLSSDQSCLNEWTAMADLESLRPPSAEPGRPSEQEQMEQAIRAELWEVLDTSDLESITSKEIRQALEQRLGCPLQQYRDFIDNQMLLLMAQQDRASRIFPHLYLGSEWNAANLEELQRNRVSHILNMAREIDNFYPERFTYHNVRLWDEESAQLLPHWKETHRFVEAARAQGTRVLVHCKMGVSRSAATVIAYAMKQYGWSLEQALRHVQELRPIVRPNPGFLRQLQTYQGILTASRQSHVWEQKAGGASPEEPLAPEVSTPFPPLPPEPGGSGEVKVIEPEESQAAPTEEPGPRPRINLRGVMRSISLLEPPLELESTSGAEDPPEVFSSNESSDEDPPQPFPQLSKAKGGGRVRKGPWPSLKSRQSVVALNSAALVASRSQVFQEQGEAGRSSTPRLRKVVRQASVDGSGEEGEA